In one Saccharibacillus brassicae genomic region, the following are encoded:
- a CDS encoding helix-turn-helix domain-containing protein: MPPIRKPFEGEPLFPFELIHLTTKKQNDELPDHLHDRYELVYIHRGQGVFFIDQDWYEKKRGDLFLIPGNTIHRSLPRDEDPIVSSALFFAPSLLAAPSLGDGYDPLLAFEFARQRRTYRIELTESLISVVESALEQIENELRERQPGFREAVRGITSRLLLAINRLIWAEKDFDLAAEASVGPVWMNDVLRRIDESPEAQNGLAALAQQANVSAPHFSRVFKRLTTMNLTQYVNAKRMIRAKELLRATELTVEEVSRSCGYETPAHFYRVFKTLTGLTPKSYRNAVNLSV; this comes from the coding sequence ATGCCGCCTATTCGCAAGCCTTTTGAAGGCGAACCGTTATTTCCTTTCGAATTGATCCATCTCACTACCAAAAAGCAAAACGACGAACTGCCCGATCATCTGCACGACCGCTATGAGTTGGTCTATATCCACCGGGGTCAGGGCGTGTTTTTTATCGATCAGGATTGGTATGAGAAAAAGCGCGGGGACTTGTTCCTCATTCCCGGCAATACGATTCACCGGTCCCTGCCCCGCGACGAAGATCCGATCGTATCGTCCGCGCTGTTCTTCGCTCCGTCGCTGCTTGCGGCACCTTCGCTTGGAGACGGGTACGATCCGCTGCTGGCGTTCGAGTTTGCGCGGCAGCGCAGAACGTACCGGATCGAGCTGACCGAGTCGTTGATTTCTGTTGTCGAATCGGCACTGGAGCAGATCGAGAACGAACTGCGGGAGCGGCAGCCCGGTTTTCGGGAAGCGGTCAGAGGGATCACTTCCCGGCTGCTGCTTGCGATCAATCGTTTGATTTGGGCGGAAAAAGACTTCGATCTCGCCGCCGAAGCTTCCGTCGGCCCCGTCTGGATGAACGATGTGCTGCGCAGAATCGACGAATCTCCCGAAGCGCAGAACGGTCTGGCCGCACTGGCGCAGCAGGCCAACGTATCGGCTCCGCATTTCTCTCGCGTATTCAAACGGCTGACGACCATGAATCTGACCCAATACGTTAATGCCAAACGGATGATCCGCGCCAAAGAACTGCTGCGGGCCACGGAACTGACGGTCGAAGAAGTGTCCCGAAGCTGCGGCTACGAGACCCCTGCGCATTTCTACCGGGTGTTCAAGACGCTGACGGGACTGACGCCAAAAAGCTACCGAAATGCCGTGAACTTGAGTGTTTAA
- a CDS encoding MerR family transcriptional regulator: MNPNPTYSIKQLGELTGVTSDTIRFYEKAKVMPAPCKKANGHRIYSEKDLHRLQFIVQLKKTSMTLQEIKEYLTYSDTRQYEHCYRILYNQQQQFEKEIEEMQKTLDLLNYKVNNFKHLIESTRGVSLNEDQTLKEQ; the protein is encoded by the coding sequence ATGAATCCAAATCCCACCTATTCGATCAAACAGCTGGGTGAGCTTACGGGAGTAACCTCCGATACCATCCGTTTTTATGAGAAAGCGAAAGTGATGCCCGCACCGTGCAAAAAGGCAAACGGACATCGTATTTATAGCGAAAAAGATCTGCATCGGCTTCAGTTTATTGTGCAGCTCAAAAAAACAAGCATGACCCTTCAAGAGATCAAAGAGTATTTAACTTACTCGGATACCCGACAATACGAACATTGCTACCGGATTCTTTACAATCAGCAGCAGCAGTTTGAGAAAGAAATCGAAGAGATGCAGAAGACTCTCGATTTACTGAATTACAAAGTCAATAACTTCAAACATTTAATTGAATCGACTCGAGGAGTGAGCTTAAATGAAGACCAAACGCTTAAAGAACAGTGA
- a CDS encoding aldo/keto reductase: MKTKRLKNSELEISVLGLGCMGMSEYYGGREDSESIRTLHRAADLGVNFLDTADTYGVGANEELIGKAFKGRRSEIVLATKFGSMRGEDGSFLGISGRPEYVREACEASLKRLGTDHIDLYYQHRVDPNVPIEETVGAMSELVKEGKVRYLGLSEASIHQIKRAHDVHPITALQTEYSLWSREAEDELFPLCEQLGIEFVAYSPLGRGFLTGQIKRFEDLAQDDARRYLPRFTGENFQRNVDLVRHIESLAGEKGVSASQLALAWMIAQGVTPIPGTKRVKYLEENAASAEIQLTPSEMARIEEISPKGIAAGGRHREEQIPDWSAE, encoded by the coding sequence ATGAAGACCAAACGCTTAAAGAACAGTGAACTTGAAATCTCCGTACTGGGTCTTGGCTGTATGGGAATGTCAGAATACTATGGTGGCCGGGAAGATTCGGAATCGATTCGTACCCTTCACCGTGCCGCCGATCTTGGCGTGAACTTTCTGGACACCGCGGATACGTATGGCGTGGGCGCCAATGAAGAATTGATTGGAAAAGCGTTTAAAGGACGTCGTTCCGAGATCGTACTGGCAACCAAATTTGGCTCCATGCGCGGGGAAGACGGTTCGTTTCTCGGAATCAGCGGACGGCCCGAGTATGTTAGGGAAGCGTGCGAAGCCAGCCTCAAGCGCTTGGGAACAGATCATATCGATCTGTACTACCAGCATCGGGTTGATCCGAACGTTCCGATCGAAGAAACGGTAGGCGCTATGAGTGAACTGGTCAAGGAAGGCAAAGTCCGTTATCTCGGTCTTTCCGAAGCTTCGATCCATCAAATCAAGCGGGCTCACGACGTCCATCCCATTACTGCGCTTCAGACCGAATATTCGCTATGGAGCCGCGAGGCCGAAGATGAGCTTTTCCCGTTATGTGAGCAGCTTGGGATCGAATTTGTCGCGTACAGTCCACTCGGACGGGGGTTTCTGACCGGCCAGATCAAGCGTTTCGAAGATCTCGCACAAGACGATGCCCGACGTTATCTGCCCCGCTTCACGGGCGAGAATTTTCAACGCAACGTGGATCTGGTTCGGCATATTGAATCTTTGGCCGGTGAAAAAGGCGTATCTGCTTCCCAACTTGCCTTGGCCTGGATGATCGCGCAAGGCGTAACGCCGATTCCAGGCACCAAAAGAGTCAAGTATTTGGAAGAAAATGCAGCTTCCGCCGAAATCCAACTGACCCCTTCCGAAATGGCGCGTATCGAAGAGATTTCGCCTAAAGGTATTGCAGCGGGAGGCCGTCACCGGGAAGAACAAATTCCCGACTGGTCCGCCGAGTAA
- a CDS encoding dihydrodipicolinate synthase family protein: MFTGLSAFPLTPLIQDTVDEKAFAALIDRLAAAEVHSIGVLGSTGSYMYLDREERRRTVELAVRQAQGVPVMAGIGALRTRDVLRLADDAQRAGAAAVLLAPVSYQPLTDEEVYALYAQVSRHLSVPLCVYDNPRTTRFAFGDELHARIAELPQVRSVKLPGVPDDAAQARVRVEALRALLPDAMRIGVSGDRLGAAGLLAGCDVWYSVLGGLFPTACLDIVRSAQAGDAEKALRLSAELAPIWALFERHGSVRAAAAIAIRQGWMDASGLPLPLKPAALPEIRHIAPLLDRLG, translated from the coding sequence ATGTTTACCGGACTATCCGCTTTTCCCCTGACGCCGCTGATTCAGGATACCGTTGACGAAAAAGCGTTTGCCGCCCTGATCGACCGGCTCGCCGCAGCCGAAGTACATTCGATCGGCGTGCTCGGCTCGACCGGCAGCTATATGTACCTGGACCGGGAAGAACGCCGACGCACCGTCGAACTTGCGGTACGCCAGGCCCAGGGAGTTCCCGTGATGGCCGGGATCGGCGCGCTGCGCACGCGGGATGTGCTGCGGCTGGCCGACGACGCGCAGCGCGCGGGCGCGGCGGCGGTGCTGCTGGCGCCGGTGTCGTACCAGCCGCTGACGGACGAGGAAGTGTACGCTCTGTACGCGCAGGTGTCGCGTCATCTGTCCGTCCCGCTGTGCGTGTACGACAATCCGCGCACGACGCGCTTTGCGTTCGGCGACGAGCTGCACGCCCGCATCGCCGAGCTGCCGCAGGTGCGCTCGGTCAAGCTTCCTGGCGTGCCTGACGACGCGGCGCAGGCCCGCGTACGGGTGGAAGCGCTGCGCGCGCTGCTGCCGGACGCCATGCGGATCGGCGTCAGCGGCGACCGGCTGGGCGCGGCCGGACTGCTCGCCGGCTGCGACGTCTGGTATTCGGTCCTCGGCGGCTTGTTTCCGACCGCCTGCCTGGACATCGTGCGCAGCGCGCAGGCCGGCGATGCCGAAAAAGCGCTGCGGCTCTCGGCGGAGCTTGCGCCGATCTGGGCGCTGTTCGAGCGCCACGGCAGCGTGCGCGCAGCGGCGGCGATCGCGATCCGGCAGGGCTGGATGGATGCTTCGGGGCTGCCTCTGCCGCTTAAGCCGGCCGCGCTGCCTGAGATCCGCCACATTGCGCCGCTGCTGGATCGACTGGGTTAG
- a CDS encoding DMT family transporter: MWFLYALGAAACFGVRGILYQWTSQRPADRNLLFVGVYVSGALISLLLNLQARQPWNGGVQFGLMMGLFSFAANASLYRGYEVGRASVVAFFSALTPVIVVLAAYVLWGESLGFAQAVGFGIVVLALVVVRYGQDLRGGQLRGWQWGTLAMLLYSFTDLSSKQSVLSGASMLPVLTAMFASGTLLFLGMYALDRARAGRGAQAAEPGGSSALRTAAASPPAWSAPRTLLWGMTVGLTNIAGMVLMLNALQVGITGLVSAIIALNIVIVLLYARFYLKESMSRREAFGILLALAGILVLRLVS, translated from the coding sequence GTGTGGTTTCTATATGCGCTCGGAGCGGCTGCCTGCTTCGGCGTCAGAGGGATTTTGTATCAATGGACGTCGCAGCGGCCGGCGGACCGGAATCTGCTGTTCGTCGGCGTGTACGTATCCGGGGCGCTGATCTCGCTGCTGCTGAATCTGCAGGCGCGTCAGCCGTGGAACGGCGGCGTGCAGTTCGGCTTGATGATGGGGTTGTTTTCTTTTGCCGCCAATGCGTCGCTGTATCGGGGATATGAAGTGGGCCGCGCGTCGGTGGTCGCTTTTTTCTCCGCGCTGACGCCCGTGATTGTAGTGTTGGCCGCTTACGTGCTGTGGGGCGAATCGCTCGGCTTCGCGCAGGCCGTCGGCTTCGGGATCGTGGTGCTGGCGCTGGTCGTCGTCCGCTACGGACAGGATCTGCGCGGCGGCCAACTGCGCGGCTGGCAGTGGGGCACGCTTGCGATGCTGCTCTACAGCTTCACCGACCTCAGCTCCAAACAGTCGGTGCTGTCCGGGGCTTCGATGCTTCCGGTGTTGACCGCGATGTTCGCTTCCGGCACGCTGCTGTTTCTCGGCATGTACGCGCTGGACCGGGCACGGGCTGGGCGTGGAGCGCAGGCTGCGGAGCCGGGAGGTTCGTCGGCGCTTCGTACAGCCGCCGCCTCCCCTCCCGCCTGGAGCGCGCCGCGTACGCTGCTGTGGGGCATGACGGTCGGATTGACCAATATCGCCGGCATGGTGCTGATGCTGAACGCGCTGCAGGTCGGCATTACGGGCCTCGTATCCGCGATCATCGCGCTCAACATCGTGATCGTGCTGCTGTATGCGCGCTTCTATCTCAAAGAAAGCATGAGCCGGCGCGAAGCGTTCGGGATTCTGCTGGCTTTGGCGGGCATTCTCGTACTGCGGCTGGTGTCCTGA
- a CDS encoding energy-coupling factor transporter transmembrane component T family protein, whose amino-acid sequence MANRLLIGQFVEADSALHRLDPRTKLLGMLLLMIVLLNVRGWGGYGAAALFVLAVLLGSRVPLRRYARGLLPILPVLLFTLLYHILFGRGDSVIASYGVIRITREGTEEGLRIFARIALLILLASVLTAATRPLILAQGLERLLKPLSKLGVPVEQFSLMIVIAIRFIPTVLEEVDRIQLARRARGFDPSGLNPVRRLFAFVPVLVPLLVTTVRRADNLTMAIDARAYGDGRGRTVYRPLALRRQDAAAGAVLTIAAAAILALDFWFGR is encoded by the coding sequence ATGGCGAATAGGCTGCTGATCGGTCAATTCGTCGAAGCGGATTCTGCGCTGCACCGGCTCGATCCGCGCACCAAGCTGCTCGGTATGCTGCTGCTGATGATCGTCCTGCTGAATGTCCGCGGCTGGGGCGGGTACGGAGCGGCGGCTTTGTTCGTTCTGGCCGTCCTGCTCGGCTCCCGCGTGCCGCTTCGCCGCTATGCGCGCGGCCTGCTGCCGATTCTGCCCGTGCTGCTGTTCACGCTGCTGTACCATATCCTGTTCGGACGCGGCGACAGCGTGATCGCCTCGTACGGCGTCATCCGGATCACGCGCGAAGGGACGGAAGAAGGGCTGCGCATCTTCGCGCGTATCGCCCTGCTGATCCTGCTTGCGTCCGTATTGACCGCCGCTACCCGTCCGCTGATTCTGGCGCAGGGATTGGAGCGGCTGCTGAAGCCGCTGTCGAAGCTTGGCGTTCCGGTCGAGCAGTTCTCGCTCATGATCGTGATCGCGATTCGCTTTATCCCGACCGTGCTGGAAGAGGTGGACCGTATTCAGCTGGCCCGGCGGGCCCGGGGCTTCGATCCGTCCGGCCTGAATCCGGTCCGCCGCCTGTTCGCGTTCGTGCCTGTGCTCGTCCCGCTGCTCGTCACGACCGTCCGCCGCGCGGACAATCTGACGATGGCGATCGACGCGCGAGCGTACGGAGACGGCCGCGGCCGGACCGTATACCGTCCGCTTGCGCTTCGGCGCCAAGACGCCGCCGCAGGTGCTGTGCTAACGATAGCCGCCGCGGCCATTTTGGCGCTCGACTTTTGGTTCGGGCGTTGA
- a CDS encoding ATP-binding cassette domain-containing protein: MEHSTEIGSPAFYALRNIGVALGGRPVLRDVTCELRQGSWTSLVGPTGAGKSTLARLFKGVIPEYTGDYRIGGRPAATDRKGRAQVLPEIGFVFQYPEHQIFETTVERELGFALRMRGDSPREIQAAIADILPRLGLGEELLPQSPLLLSGGQKRRIAIASVLIAEPQLLILDEPTAALDPLSRRELLDLLREWQRRANRTVLFISHRMEDVAEYSDRVLLLSEGRLAGDLATNELFLRRSDLLEQAGLALPESVELLKLIERLAGRRLQPANCREDEILRVVREAWQDRHRERGQEQWRDERWQREQKDPQEERGQDRQEGHEDLRQARQEDRQQERQQEQSQNRQENRKGSGAHGE; this comes from the coding sequence ATGGAACACTCCACGGAAATAGGCAGTCCGGCCTTCTACGCATTGCGGAACATCGGGGTCGCGCTCGGCGGCCGCCCGGTGCTGCGTGACGTCACGTGCGAACTTCGGCAGGGAAGCTGGACGTCGCTGGTCGGTCCGACCGGCGCCGGCAAATCGACGCTGGCCCGCCTGTTCAAAGGAGTGATCCCCGAGTACACGGGCGACTACCGGATCGGCGGCCGCCCGGCCGCCACGGACCGCAAAGGCCGGGCGCAGGTGCTGCCGGAGATCGGATTCGTGTTCCAATACCCGGAACACCAAATTTTCGAGACGACGGTGGAACGCGAACTCGGTTTTGCGCTGCGGATGCGGGGCGATTCGCCCCGCGAGATCCAAGCGGCCATCGCGGACATCCTGCCGCGCCTCGGCCTCGGCGAAGAGCTGCTCCCGCAGTCGCCGCTGCTGCTCAGCGGCGGGCAGAAGCGGCGCATCGCGATCGCTTCGGTCCTGATTGCGGAGCCGCAGCTGCTCATTCTCGACGAGCCGACGGCCGCGCTCGATCCGCTCAGCCGGCGCGAGCTGCTGGACCTGCTGCGGGAGTGGCAGCGGCGAGCCAATCGCACCGTGCTGTTCATCTCGCACCGGATGGAAGACGTGGCCGAGTATTCGGACCGGGTGCTGCTGCTGAGCGAAGGCCGGTTGGCCGGCGATCTGGCGACGAACGAGCTGTTCCTGCGCCGAAGCGACCTGCTGGAGCAGGCCGGACTTGCACTGCCGGAGAGCGTGGAGCTGCTTAAGCTGATCGAGCGGCTCGCCGGCCGCCGGCTTCAGCCGGCGAACTGCCGCGAAGACGAGATCCTGCGCGTCGTGCGTGAAGCCTGGCAGGATCGGCATCGGGAACGAGGGCAGGAGCAATGGCGGGACGAACGATGGCAGAGAGAGCAGAAAGATCCACAGGAGGAACGAGGGCAGGACCGACAGGAAGGGCACGAGGATCTGCGGCAGGCGCGGCAGGAAGATCGACAGCAGGAACGGCAGCAAGAACAGTCGCAGAATCGGCAGGAAAATCGCAAAGGGAGCGGCGCCCATGGCGAATAG
- a CDS encoding ATP-binding cassette domain-containing protein, producing MLEFDQVSYHYRRGQEVLRGVSFRIREGEFLSIVGGNGSGKSTLAKLMNGLLLPRSGTVRFDARPTSDAAHLQAVRQGVGLIFQNPDDQFITTGVSDEIVFGLENIRVPAEEIGERVRQALRAVRMEPYADSAPHELSGGQKQRAAIAAVLAMRPRLILFDEATSMLDPRGRADMLHRMRELHRQGLTVVQITHHMDEVPASDRVLLLDRGEIAFDGTPDDFFASADLESYALDTPFAVRVHEHLGLTGSLSADWKERVADQWNTPRK from the coding sequence ATGCTGGAATTCGATCAGGTCTCTTACCATTACCGGCGGGGACAGGAAGTGCTGCGCGGCGTCAGCTTCCGTATCCGGGAAGGCGAATTCCTCTCGATCGTCGGCGGCAACGGAAGCGGCAAATCGACGCTGGCCAAGCTTATGAACGGCCTGCTGCTTCCGCGCAGCGGAACGGTCCGGTTCGACGCGCGGCCGACTTCCGACGCCGCCCACCTGCAGGCGGTGCGCCAGGGCGTCGGATTGATTTTCCAAAATCCCGACGACCAGTTCATTACGACCGGCGTAAGCGACGAGATCGTGTTCGGCCTGGAAAATATTCGCGTGCCCGCGGAAGAGATCGGCGAACGGGTGCGGCAGGCGCTTCGGGCAGTGCGGATGGAGCCGTACGCCGATTCGGCGCCGCACGAGCTGTCGGGCGGGCAGAAGCAGCGCGCGGCGATTGCCGCGGTGCTGGCTATGCGCCCCCGGCTGATCCTGTTCGACGAAGCGACGTCGATGCTCGATCCGCGCGGCAGAGCGGATATGCTGCATAGGATGCGCGAGCTGCACCGGCAGGGCCTGACGGTCGTGCAGATCACGCACCATATGGACGAAGTGCCGGCGTCGGACCGGGTGCTGCTGCTCGATCGCGGAGAGATCGCTTTCGACGGTACGCCGGACGATTTCTTCGCTTCGGCCGACCTGGAATCTTACGCGCTGGATACACCGTTCGCCGTGCGCGTTCACGAACATCTCGGCCTGACCGGTTCGCTGTCGGCCGATTGGAAGGAGCGTGTCGCTGACCAATGGAACACTCCACGGAAATAG
- a CDS encoding biotin transporter BioY, whose amino-acid sequence MKTKEMVYAALFAALIAVLGMIPPIPLGFIPVPITLQTLGVMLAGGFLGKKTGALSLILFIVLVAIGLPILAGGSGGLAPLVGPTAGYIFSWPIAAFCIGWASEKVWPRLKTWKLIAINAVFGVLLVNLIGAPVMALITNTPIWPGLAASAVFLPGDLIKAVVAAVVVIQARAVSPIEEKVYGA is encoded by the coding sequence TTGAAAACAAAAGAAATGGTATACGCGGCTCTGTTCGCCGCGCTGATCGCGGTGCTCGGCATGATTCCGCCGATTCCGCTCGGCTTCATTCCGGTCCCGATCACGCTGCAGACGCTGGGCGTCATGTTGGCGGGCGGTTTTCTGGGCAAAAAAACGGGCGCACTCAGCCTGATCCTGTTTATCGTCTTGGTCGCGATCGGACTGCCGATCCTGGCCGGAGGCTCCGGCGGATTGGCGCCGCTCGTCGGACCGACCGCCGGCTATATCTTCAGCTGGCCGATCGCGGCCTTCTGCATCGGCTGGGCGTCGGAGAAAGTCTGGCCCCGCCTGAAGACCTGGAAGCTGATCGCCATCAACGCCGTGTTCGGCGTGCTGCTGGTCAATCTGATCGGCGCGCCGGTCATGGCGCTTATTACGAACACGCCGATCTGGCCGGGACTCGCCGCTTCCGCCGTCTTCCTGCCGGGCGACCTGATCAAAGCGGTCGTAGCGGCCGTCGTCGTCATTCAGGCCCGCGCGGTCAGCCCGATCGAAGAGAAAGTGTACGGCGCCTGA
- a CDS encoding ATP-binding cassette domain-containing protein has product MNRNRHTPNDAIQIRGAREGQLKSVDLDIPRERLVVFTGLSGSGKSTLVETIFRESQRQYLEAVGYQGIRKPNVDRIRFLSSAIRITQSESNRNPRSTVGTKTNIYTDLRMLYEKLGERDCPHCGERISAADCRETTTVIDGEFRVYMDCSRCGQRMDKLTRSHFSANTREGACPDCQGLGSRLSLVPERCIDASRSPQGGAVDYWAQAYQDYQVDLLHKALAHYGVPADRETPVGEYGEAQTALLHWGADSAQVKALFPQIQPPKSVSAGRFEGVLTTLWRRLSEKEGDAKGLNRYFDSVRCASCAGERLNPLSRSVTVAGRRLPELSVMSLEELGQWLAALQGGESDRASGGKPGEDLGSNSGGQSVRIYLEDLRTKISRLERIGLGYLSIDRQMITLSGGESQRIKLAAALDSDLTGMMYLLDEPTIGLHPRDTEGVIAVLQRLRDLGNSVLVIEHDPEVMRAADHIVDLGPGSGRHGGRVVAQGTLAELMRSEASVTGAYLKREQPPLRRLRQGDGASIGIASASLHNLQEVNVRIPTGCLVAVTGVSGSGKSSLIFGVLAAAADPGSAPDRRRGQITGLEAFDRVVTIRQSAITRMKRSNVATYSEAYGEIRKLYGSLEEARARGLSAKSFSFNTPGGRCENCEGLGTVTSSMLFFENIEEICHVCGGRQFSEDVLAVTYLGRSIHETLRLPIEEAATVFERLPKLRRILHLLNEVGLGYLELGQTLTTLSGGEAQRLKLASELLGSKAKRLLYLMDEPTTGLHPADVDHFLKLLHAMVDSGSTVIIVEHNMQVVADADWVVDLGPEGGVRGGQVGFSGTPADLLSSENGATAEHLGRHS; this is encoded by the coding sequence ATGAATAGAAACAGGCACACCCCGAACGATGCGATCCAGATCCGGGGAGCCCGGGAAGGTCAGTTGAAGTCGGTCGATCTGGACATTCCGAGAGAACGGCTGGTCGTCTTCACGGGCTTGTCCGGTTCGGGCAAATCGACGCTGGTCGAGACGATTTTCCGGGAAAGCCAGCGGCAGTACCTCGAAGCGGTCGGCTACCAGGGCATTCGCAAACCGAACGTGGACCGGATTCGCTTCCTGTCGTCCGCGATCCGGATCACGCAGAGCGAGTCGAACCGCAATCCCCGCTCCACGGTAGGCACGAAGACGAATATTTACACCGATCTGCGCATGCTGTACGAAAAGCTCGGCGAGCGCGACTGTCCGCACTGCGGAGAGCGGATCTCGGCGGCGGACTGCCGCGAGACGACGACCGTAATCGACGGGGAATTCCGTGTCTATATGGACTGCAGCCGCTGCGGGCAGCGCATGGACAAGCTGACGCGCAGCCATTTCTCTGCCAATACGCGGGAAGGCGCCTGCCCGGACTGCCAGGGACTCGGCAGCCGGCTCAGCCTCGTGCCGGAGCGCTGCATCGACGCATCGCGCTCTCCGCAAGGCGGAGCGGTCGATTATTGGGCGCAGGCGTACCAAGACTACCAGGTCGATCTGCTGCACAAAGCGCTGGCGCATTACGGCGTTCCGGCCGACCGGGAGACGCCGGTCGGCGAATACGGCGAAGCGCAGACGGCGCTGCTGCATTGGGGCGCGGATTCGGCGCAGGTCAAAGCGCTGTTCCCGCAGATCCAGCCGCCCAAAAGCGTCTCCGCCGGGCGCTTCGAAGGCGTGCTGACCACGCTGTGGCGGCGCCTGTCCGAGAAGGAAGGCGACGCCAAAGGGTTGAACCGGTATTTCGATTCGGTACGCTGCGCTTCCTGCGCCGGAGAACGGCTGAATCCTCTGAGCCGCAGCGTTACCGTCGCCGGGCGGAGGCTGCCGGAACTGAGCGTGATGTCGCTGGAAGAACTGGGACAGTGGCTGGCGGCTCTGCAAGGCGGGGAATCGGACAGGGCTTCGGGTGGGAAGCCGGGCGAGGATTTGGGCAGCAATTCGGGCGGACAGTCGGTACGCATCTACCTCGAAGACCTGCGGACGAAGATTAGCCGGTTGGAGCGGATCGGGCTCGGATATCTGTCGATCGACCGGCAGATGATCACGCTGTCCGGCGGCGAGAGCCAGCGGATCAAGCTGGCCGCGGCGCTCGATTCCGACCTGACCGGCATGATGTACCTGCTGGACGAGCCGACGATCGGCCTGCATCCCCGCGACACGGAAGGCGTGATTGCTGTTCTTCAGCGCCTGCGGGACTTGGGCAACAGCGTGCTCGTTATCGAGCACGATCCGGAAGTGATGCGGGCCGCCGATCATATCGTCGATCTGGGGCCGGGCTCCGGCAGGCACGGCGGCCGCGTCGTCGCGCAGGGCACGCTTGCGGAGCTGATGCGGAGCGAAGCTTCCGTGACGGGCGCTTACTTGAAGCGGGAGCAGCCGCCTCTGCGCCGGCTCCGCCAAGGAGACGGCGCGTCGATCGGCATCGCAAGCGCTTCGCTGCACAATTTGCAGGAAGTGAACGTGCGTATCCCGACCGGCTGCCTCGTTGCCGTGACCGGCGTATCCGGTTCGGGCAAGTCTTCGCTGATCTTCGGCGTGCTGGCCGCGGCGGCAGACCCCGGGAGCGCTCCCGATCGGCGCCGCGGCCAGATCACCGGCCTGGAGGCGTTCGACCGGGTCGTCACGATTCGCCAATCGGCGATCACGCGCATGAAGCGCTCCAACGTGGCGACGTATTCCGAAGCCTACGGCGAGATTCGCAAGCTGTATGGCAGCCTCGAAGAAGCGCGGGCGCGCGGGCTGTCGGCCAAAAGCTTCTCGTTCAACACCCCGGGCGGCCGCTGCGAAAACTGCGAAGGACTCGGAACGGTGACGAGCAGCATGCTGTTTTTCGAAAATATCGAGGAGATCTGCCACGTCTGCGGCGGACGCCAGTTCAGCGAAGACGTGCTCGCCGTGACGTACCTCGGCCGCTCGATTCACGAGACGCTGCGGCTGCCGATCGAGGAGGCGGCGACCGTGTTCGAGCGTCTGCCCAAGCTGCGGCGCATCCTGCATCTGCTGAACGAAGTGGGTCTCGGTTATTTGGAACTTGGGCAGACGCTGACCACGCTGTCCGGCGGCGAAGCGCAGCGGCTGAAGCTTGCGTCCGAACTGCTCGGCTCCAAAGCCAAACGCCTCCTGTACCTGATGGACGAGCCGACGACGGGACTGCATCCGGCTGATGTGGACCATTTTCTCAAGCTGCTGCACGCGATGGTCGATTCCGGCAGCACCGTGATAATCGTGGAGCATAATATGCAGGTCGTCGCGGACGCGGATTGGGTCGTCGATCTCGGACCGGAAGGCGGGGTGCGCGGCGGGCAGGTAGGCTTCAGCGGCACGCCGGCAGACCTGCTGTCGTCGGAAAACGGCGCTACGGCGGAACATTTGGGCAGGCATTCTTGA
- a CDS encoding MerR family transcriptional regulator → MTDSRSAVDRWTPKQAAEALGVSTTTLRSYERQHLIPDVPRIGAGRRLYGQIHLQAFRSLRALLAAYSIPTAYSVMRLIREQQIGEALWALNAEQAQIQAENSRLTEMMRLIERTDFSAYNGRRITDCMSIGEVSQIAGVNPSAVRHWEKEGLIRPRRHPQSGYRQFAPRELRRIIVISSLRQTVYFIEAIRQLLDDLDTGNLPAVEQSFRIALEKLNARLARQYAAISELMAYIGMLENEVHAPHAPA, encoded by the coding sequence ATGACCGATTCTCGTTCCGCCGTCGATCGGTGGACGCCCAAACAGGCGGCCGAAGCGCTGGGCGTCAGCACGACGACGCTGCGCAGCTACGAGCGGCAGCACCTGATTCCCGACGTGCCGCGGATCGGCGCCGGACGCCGCCTGTACGGGCAGATCCATCTGCAGGCTTTTCGCTCGCTCCGCGCGCTGCTTGCGGCGTACAGCATTCCGACCGCTTATTCGGTCATGCGCCTGATCCGGGAGCAGCAGATCGGCGAAGCGCTGTGGGCGCTCAATGCCGAACAGGCGCAGATTCAGGCGGAGAACAGCCGGCTGACCGAAATGATGCGGCTGATCGAACGGACCGATTTCTCCGCGTACAACGGACGCCGCATCACGGATTGCATGAGCATCGGCGAGGTGTCGCAGATTGCGGGCGTCAACCCGTCGGCCGTGCGGCATTGGGAAAAAGAAGGGCTGATCCGGCCGCGCCGCCATCCGCAAAGCGGGTATCGGCAGTTTGCGCCGCGCGAGCTGCGCCGGATCATCGTGATCAGCAGCCTGCGCCAGACCGTCTATTTTATCGAAGCGATCCGGCAGCTGCTGGACGATCTCGATACCGGGAACCTGCCGGCGGTGGAACAATCGTTCCGGATCGCGCTGGAGAAGCTGAACGCCCGGCTCGCCCGGCAGTACGCGGCCATTTCCGAGCTGATGGCGTATATCGGGATGTTGGAAAATGAGGTGCATGCGCCCCATGCGCCTGCTTGA